From Micromonospora nigra, one genomic window encodes:
- a CDS encoding class I SAM-dependent methyltransferase family protein: MSRDWYTWHDDYDDPASPLAHRLAEVRRHIAGALDDAPAGPLRAVSLCAGQGRDLIPVLATHPRGGEVTARLVEADHRNAEVARAAARAAGLSRVEVVVADAAHTDGYIGLVPAHLVLVCGVFGNVSDADVRRTVRHCAALCATGGTVIWTRHRHEPDLVPAICGWFAEEGFALVTVVSPADGVGVGVHRLLGAPRPLPAGVTMFRFGS; this comes from the coding sequence GTGAGCCGCGACTGGTACACCTGGCACGACGACTACGACGACCCGGCCTCGCCGCTGGCTCACCGTCTGGCCGAGGTGCGCAGGCACATCGCTGGGGCGCTCGACGACGCGCCCGCCGGTCCATTACGCGCGGTGAGTCTGTGCGCCGGGCAGGGCCGGGACCTGATCCCGGTTCTCGCCACACACCCGCGCGGCGGGGAGGTGACGGCGCGGCTGGTCGAGGCGGATCACCGCAACGCCGAGGTGGCCCGTGCCGCCGCCCGCGCGGCAGGACTGTCCCGCGTCGAGGTGGTGGTGGCCGACGCGGCCCACACCGACGGGTACATCGGTCTCGTCCCGGCCCATCTGGTGCTGGTGTGCGGTGTCTTCGGCAACGTGTCGGACGCGGACGTCCGTCGCACCGTGCGGCACTGCGCGGCGCTGTGCGCGACCGGCGGGACGGTGATCTGGACCCGGCATCGACACGAGCCCGACCTGGTGCCCGCGATCTGCGGCTGGTTCGCCGAGGAGGGCTTCGCGCTGGTGACGGTGGTGAGCCCGGCCGACGGGGTCGGGGTGGGCGTCCACCGCCTGCTCGGCGCTCCTCGCCCCCTGCCGGCGGGCGTGACGATGTTCAGGTTCGGAAGCTGA
- the rimM gene encoding ribosome maturation factor RimM (Essential for efficient processing of 16S rRNA) yields MLIVGRIGKPHGIRGEVTVEVRTDEPETRFAPGAVLRTEPGATPSSRPRDTGPAAPPAGPPSGAPAAGAASPQPATDTGVPFRVPAELTVEAARWHQGRLLVAFDGVFDRDVAEALRGTLLAVDSADVAPPEDPEEFHDHQLVGLAVVTTDGERLGEVARIDHAPASDLLVLRRPEGRTALIPFVKAIVPKVDLAGGRVVVDPPAGLLDL; encoded by the coding sequence CTGCTCATCGTCGGCAGGATCGGCAAGCCGCACGGCATCCGCGGTGAGGTCACCGTGGAGGTGCGGACCGACGAGCCCGAGACGCGGTTCGCCCCCGGCGCGGTGCTGCGCACCGAGCCGGGGGCGACGCCCTCGTCCAGGCCGCGTGACACCGGGCCGGCGGCGCCGCCGGCCGGGCCGCCCAGCGGAGCACCGGCCGCCGGTGCCGCGTCGCCGCAGCCCGCCACCGACACCGGCGTGCCGTTCCGGGTGCCCGCCGAACTGACCGTGGAGGCCGCACGCTGGCACCAGGGCCGGCTGCTGGTCGCCTTCGACGGCGTGTTCGACCGTGACGTCGCCGAGGCGCTGCGTGGCACCCTGCTCGCGGTGGACAGCGCCGACGTCGCCCCGCCGGAGGATCCGGAGGAGTTCCACGACCACCAACTCGTGGGGCTGGCCGTGGTCACGACCGACGGCGAGCGGCTGGGCGAGGTCGCCCGGATCGACCACGCGCCGGCCTCGGACCTGCTGGTGCTGCGCCGGCCCGAGGGGCGTACGGCGCTGATCCCGTTCGTGAAGGCGATCGTGCCGAAGGTCGACCTCGCGGGTGGCCGGGTCGTGGTGGATCCGCCGGCCGGCCTGCTCGACCTGTAG
- a CDS encoding amidohydrolase family protein, whose translation MALHVRGVLLPDDEVRDLWLVGDRVTFEPVPGAETVADGGFVLPGLVDAHCHIGIARGGAPIASLDQARELARTDAAAGVLAIRDAGSPYPYPELDDEPELPRLARAGRHIAPPRRYLRDIGVEVGAAEVAATVAEQATAGNGWVKLVGDWIDRGVGDLAPAWDADTMTAAVEAAHAAGVRAAVHTFSESAVEIMVRAGVDSVEHGTGLSLDLIDLMARQGTALVPTMINIRTFGGIAEQARAKFPGYADHMIALRDRFPEVVRAAYEAGVPIYVGTDAGGGIDHGLAAEEMLLLHEQAGMAAEDVLAAASWGARGWLGFAGLVEGGLADLTVYPTDPRTDLSVVRAPSRIVLRGRVVR comes from the coding sequence ATGGCTCTGCATGTGCGCGGTGTGCTCCTGCCCGACGACGAGGTCCGGGATCTCTGGCTGGTCGGCGACCGGGTCACCTTCGAACCGGTGCCCGGCGCGGAGACCGTCGCCGACGGCGGGTTCGTCCTGCCGGGTCTCGTCGACGCGCACTGCCACATCGGCATCGCCCGGGGCGGCGCGCCGATCGCCTCGCTCGACCAGGCCCGCGAACTGGCCCGCACCGACGCCGCCGCCGGGGTGCTCGCCATCCGCGACGCCGGGTCGCCGTACCCGTACCCGGAACTCGACGACGAGCCGGAGCTGCCGCGACTGGCCCGCGCCGGCCGGCACATCGCCCCGCCCAGGCGCTACCTGCGCGACATCGGCGTAGAGGTGGGGGCGGCGGAGGTCGCCGCCACCGTCGCCGAGCAGGCCACCGCGGGCAACGGGTGGGTCAAGCTGGTCGGCGACTGGATCGACCGGGGTGTCGGCGACCTGGCGCCGGCCTGGGACGCCGACACCATGACGGCGGCCGTCGAGGCCGCCCACGCCGCCGGGGTGCGCGCCGCCGTGCACACGTTCAGCGAGTCCGCCGTGGAGATCATGGTGCGCGCCGGAGTGGACTCGGTCGAGCACGGCACCGGCCTGAGCCTCGACCTGATCGACCTGATGGCCCGGCAGGGCACCGCGCTGGTCCCCACGATGATCAACATCCGGACCTTCGGCGGCATCGCCGAACAGGCCCGCGCCAAGTTCCCCGGGTACGCCGACCACATGATCGCCCTGCGCGACCGCTTCCCCGAGGTGGTCCGCGCCGCGTACGAGGCGGGCGTGCCGATCTACGTGGGCACCGACGCGGGCGGCGGCATCGACCACGGGCTCGCCGCCGAGGAGATGCTGCTCCTGCACGAGCAGGCCGGCATGGCGGCCGAGGACGTCCTCGCCGCCGCGTCCTGGGGCGCACGCGGGTGGCTCGGCTTCGCCGGCCTGGTCGAAGGCGGCCTCGCCGACCTCACCGTCTACCCGACCGATCCGCGCACCGACCTCTCCGTCGTGCGGGCCCCGTCGCGGATCGTCCTGCGCGGGCGCGTCGTCCGCTGA
- the proS gene encoding proline--tRNA ligase: MARVLTPRAEDFPRWYQDLIAKAKLADNGPVRGTMVIRPAGYAIWERMQSEMDDRIKAAGAENAYFPLFIPESYLKREAEHVEGFSPELAVVTHGGGKQLAEPVVVRPTSETVIGEFMAKWIDSYRDLPLLLNQWANVVRWELRPRIFLRTSEFLWQEGHTAHATRADARAYARRILHEAYEDLMVNVLGIPVVVGLKTARERFAGATATYTCEGMMGDGKALQLGTSHELGQNFARAFDISYSSAEGGREHAWTTSWGTSTRMLGGLIMCHGDDNGLRVPPRLAPIQAYVMVVKDGEGVGAAAAELRDALRDAGVRVALDDRTDTPFGRRAVDAELRGYPVRVEVGPRDLATGNAVVVRRTDGSKAPTPVADVVGAVRAALEADQRALHDQALAHRQSRTVEVATLDEAIEAAATGWARVPWSAVGVDGEAKANGQGVTVRCLLRADGSVPDTEDESDLVAILARAY; this comes from the coding sequence ATGGCACGCGTGCTCACTCCCCGTGCGGAGGACTTTCCCCGCTGGTACCAGGACCTGATCGCCAAGGCGAAGCTGGCCGACAACGGCCCGGTGCGCGGGACGATGGTCATCCGACCGGCCGGCTACGCCATCTGGGAGCGGATGCAGTCCGAGATGGACGACCGGATCAAGGCGGCCGGCGCGGAGAACGCGTACTTCCCGCTGTTCATTCCGGAGAGCTACCTCAAGCGTGAGGCCGAGCACGTCGAGGGCTTCTCGCCGGAGCTGGCCGTGGTCACCCACGGTGGCGGCAAGCAGCTCGCCGAGCCGGTGGTGGTGCGCCCCACCAGCGAGACGGTCATCGGTGAGTTCATGGCCAAGTGGATCGACTCCTACCGGGACCTGCCGCTGCTGCTCAACCAGTGGGCGAACGTGGTCCGCTGGGAACTGCGCCCCCGCATCTTCCTGCGCACCAGCGAGTTCCTCTGGCAGGAGGGGCACACCGCGCACGCGACCCGCGCGGACGCCCGCGCCTACGCCCGGCGGATCCTGCACGAGGCGTACGAGGACCTGATGGTCAACGTGCTGGGCATCCCGGTGGTGGTGGGCCTGAAGACCGCCCGGGAGCGGTTCGCCGGGGCCACCGCCACGTACACCTGCGAAGGCATGATGGGCGACGGCAAGGCCCTCCAGCTCGGCACGAGCCACGAGCTGGGGCAGAACTTCGCCAGGGCGTTCGACATCAGCTACTCCTCGGCCGAGGGCGGCCGGGAACACGCCTGGACGACCTCCTGGGGCACCTCGACCCGGATGCTCGGCGGCCTGATCATGTGCCACGGCGACGACAACGGCCTGCGGGTGCCGCCGCGGCTCGCGCCGATCCAGGCGTACGTCATGGTGGTCAAGGACGGCGAGGGTGTCGGCGCGGCGGCGGCCGAGCTGCGCGACGCGCTGCGCGACGCCGGTGTCCGGGTCGCGCTCGACGACCGCACCGACACCCCGTTCGGCCGCCGGGCCGTCGACGCGGAGCTGCGCGGCTATCCGGTACGCGTCGAGGTCGGCCCCCGCGACCTGGCCACGGGCAACGCGGTCGTGGTCCGGCGTACGGACGGCTCGAAGGCTCCCACGCCGGTGGCCGACGTGGTCGGGGCGGTGCGGGCCGCCCTGGAGGCCGACCAGCGGGCGCTGCACGACCAGGCCCTCGCCCACCGGCAGTCCCGCACCGTGGAGGTCGCCACGCTGGACGAGGCGATCGAGGCGGCGGCCACCGGTTGGGCGCGGGTGCCGTGGTCGGCGGTCGGGGTCGACGGCGAGGCGAAGGCCAACGGTCAGGGCGTCACGGTGCGCTGCCTGCTCCGCGCCGACGGCTCGGTGCCCGACACGGAGGACGAGTCGGACCTGGTGGCGATCCTGGCACGCGCCTACTGA
- a CDS encoding ribonuclease HII — protein sequence MLTPPRTVVRRDGGLYALERALQRRGFRHVAGADEAGRGACAGPLVAAAAVLPEGRRGEIDGLADSKLLTPASRERVYDQVVARALAYAVVVVPAEEVDARGLHVCNVAAMRRALASLSIRPEYVLTDGFGVDGLDVPGLAVWKGDRVAACVAAASVLAKVTRDRIMVDLDAAYPGYGFAEHKGYITAEHTAALRQLGPCREHRFSYVNVAAVSGRDGRPARSRRPLSASLDEPMERSEASGGTVGVALGERPRPPAPVGEDVAMEGGVR from the coding sequence GTGTTGACGCCCCCGCGCACGGTGGTGCGCCGCGACGGTGGCCTGTACGCGCTGGAGCGGGCCCTGCAACGGCGTGGCTTCCGGCACGTCGCGGGTGCCGACGAAGCCGGACGGGGTGCCTGCGCGGGGCCGCTGGTCGCCGCCGCCGCGGTGCTGCCCGAGGGGCGGCGCGGCGAGATCGACGGGCTGGCCGACTCGAAGCTGCTCACCCCGGCCAGCCGGGAGCGCGTGTACGACCAGGTGGTGGCGCGTGCCCTGGCGTACGCGGTGGTGGTCGTCCCGGCCGAGGAGGTGGACGCCCGTGGGCTGCACGTGTGCAACGTGGCCGCCATGCGCCGGGCGCTCGCCTCGCTGAGCATCCGGCCCGAGTACGTGCTCACCGACGGTTTCGGCGTGGACGGGCTCGACGTGCCCGGCCTGGCCGTCTGGAAGGGCGACCGGGTGGCCGCCTGCGTGGCGGCGGCCAGCGTGCTCGCCAAGGTCACCCGGGACCGGATCATGGTGGACCTGGACGCGGCGTACCCCGGCTACGGCTTCGCCGAGCACAAGGGCTACATCACCGCGGAGCACACGGCCGCGCTGCGGCAGCTCGGGCCGTGCCGGGAGCACCGGTTCTCCTACGTCAACGTGGCCGCCGTGTCCGGGCGCGACGGCCGGCCAGCCCGGTCCCGGCGGCCGTTGAGCGCAAGCCTGGACGAGCCGATGGAGCGCTCCGAGGCGTCAGGGGGTACCGTCGGCGTGGCGTTGGGCGAGCGGCCTCGGCCCCCGGCGCCGGTGGGGGAAGATGTGGCCATGGAAGGCGGAGTGCGATGA
- a CDS encoding DUF2469 domain-containing protein → MSAEDLEKYETEMELQLYREYRDIVRQFSYVVETERRFYLANQVDLHVRNSDGEVYFEVEMHDAWVWDMYRPARFVKNVRVMTFKDVNVEELEKPDISLPADSGFGG, encoded by the coding sequence ATGAGCGCGGAAGATCTCGAGAAGTACGAGACCGAGATGGAGCTGCAGCTCTACCGGGAGTACCGCGACATTGTCCGCCAGTTCTCCTACGTGGTGGAGACCGAGCGTCGCTTCTACCTGGCCAACCAGGTGGACCTGCACGTGCGCAACTCCGACGGCGAGGTCTACTTCGAGGTCGAGATGCACGACGCCTGGGTGTGGGACATGTACCGCCCTGCCCGGTTCGTGAAGAACGTCCGGGTGATGACATTCAAGGACGTCAACGTCGAGGAGCTGGAGAAGCCCGACATCTCGCTCCCCGCTGACTCCGGCTTCGGCGGCTGA
- the lepB gene encoding signal peptidase I: MIDEQTDKPRSSFWKELPILLGVAILVAVLVRAFVLQTFFIPSPSMENTLMIDDRVLVNKLVYDFRSPQRGEVIVFKAPVEWSGNPDGEDFIKRVIGVGGDRVVCCDPEGRLVVNGTPLDEPYIYSVDGQRDKPADQEFDVVVPPGRLWVMGDHRSASGDSLEHWQQSGQNITAATIPEDQVVGRAFTVFWPVDRATWLTVPEPFDRIPEP; encoded by the coding sequence GTGATTGACGAGCAGACCGACAAGCCCCGCAGTTCCTTCTGGAAGGAGCTGCCGATCCTCCTGGGTGTGGCGATCCTGGTCGCGGTGCTGGTGCGGGCCTTCGTGCTGCAGACCTTCTTCATCCCCTCCCCGTCGATGGAGAACACCCTCATGATCGACGACCGGGTGCTGGTGAACAAGTTGGTGTACGACTTCCGCTCCCCGCAACGGGGCGAGGTCATCGTCTTCAAGGCCCCGGTCGAGTGGAGCGGCAACCCCGACGGCGAGGACTTCATCAAGCGCGTCATCGGCGTGGGCGGCGACCGGGTGGTCTGCTGCGATCCCGAGGGCCGGCTGGTGGTGAACGGCACCCCGCTCGACGAGCCGTACATCTACTCCGTCGACGGCCAGCGCGACAAGCCGGCCGACCAGGAGTTCGACGTGGTGGTCCCGCCGGGCCGGCTCTGGGTGATGGGCGACCACCGCTCCGCCTCCGGCGACTCCCTGGAACACTGGCAACAGTCGGGTCAGAACATCACAGCTGCGACCATTCCCGAGGACCAGGTCGTCGGGCGTGCCTTCACCGTCTTCTGGCCGGTGGACCGGGCCACCTGGCTGACCGTGCCGGAGCCGTTCGACCGCATCCCGGAGCCCTGA
- the rpsP gene encoding 30S ribosomal protein S16, giving the protein MAVKIRLLRMGKIRNPQYRIVVADSRTKRDGRAIEFVGVYQPKEDPSVIEVRSERVQYWLSVGAQPSEAVQRLLELTGDWQKFKGLPAPPPLKVAPERADRKAAYEAEAKAAAGLADAPTKPAKKAAKAEAPKAEEPKAEEQAPADSGEQA; this is encoded by the coding sequence GTGGCCGTAAAGATCCGGCTCCTGCGGATGGGCAAGATCCGCAACCCGCAGTACCGCATCGTCGTCGCCGACTCGCGCACCAAGCGCGACGGCCGGGCGATCGAGTTCGTCGGTGTCTACCAGCCGAAGGAAGACCCTTCGGTCATCGAGGTCAGGTCGGAGCGGGTCCAGTACTGGCTGTCCGTCGGCGCCCAGCCGAGCGAGGCGGTGCAGCGGCTGCTGGAGCTGACCGGTGACTGGCAGAAGTTCAAGGGCCTGCCGGCCCCGCCGCCGCTGAAGGTCGCCCCCGAGCGGGCCGACCGCAAGGCGGCCTACGAGGCCGAGGCGAAGGCTGCGGCCGGTCTGGCCGACGCCCCGACCAAGCCGGCCAAGAAGGCCGCCAAGGCCGAGGCGCCGAAGGCTGAGGAGCCGAAGGCCGAGGAGCAGGCCCCTGCGGACTCCGGCGAGCAGGCCTGA
- a CDS encoding RNA-binding protein, which yields MRTPASRPDMALRPALEHLVKGIVDHPDDVRVRMVDSRRGKRLEVRVHPEDLGTVIGRSGRTAKALRQVIGSIGGRGVRVDIVDSY from the coding sequence CTGCGGACTCCGGCGAGCAGGCCTGACATGGCTCTGCGTCCCGCGTTGGAGCACCTGGTCAAGGGCATCGTGGATCACCCCGACGACGTGCGCGTCCGGATGGTCGACTCCCGTCGGGGCAAGCGGCTGGAAGTCCGCGTGCACCCGGAGGACCTGGGTACGGTGATCGGGCGGTCCGGCCGGACCGCCAAGGCGCTGCGCCAGGTGATCGGCTCCATCGGTGGGCGCGGCGTGCGCGTCGACATCGTCGACTCGTACTGA
- a CDS encoding NUDIX hydrolase yields MTVYTPRRAARVLLVDAAGRVLLFCGTDPARPGHGRWWFTPGGGLDAGESYADCAARELAEETGLRLAAPAFGRPVHTDSTEFPFDGVWYRQEQEFFLVRVVAHEVDTSGFSDIERASVKGHRWWDPAELLASGERYYPTDLPQVLAAALAGGVDGAAARASGMPPTAGSDGAAGPASGGAPC; encoded by the coding sequence GTGACCGTCTACACCCCCCGGCGCGCGGCCCGCGTGCTGCTCGTCGACGCGGCCGGCCGGGTGCTGCTCTTCTGCGGCACCGACCCGGCTCGCCCCGGGCACGGCCGTTGGTGGTTTACTCCCGGCGGCGGGCTCGACGCCGGTGAGTCGTACGCCGACTGCGCCGCCCGGGAACTGGCCGAGGAGACCGGTCTGCGGCTCGCCGCCCCGGCGTTCGGCCGACCGGTGCACACCGACTCGACCGAGTTCCCGTTCGACGGGGTGTGGTACCGGCAGGAGCAGGAGTTCTTCCTGGTCCGGGTGGTGGCCCACGAGGTCGACACCTCGGGTTTCAGCGACATCGAGCGGGCCAGCGTGAAAGGTCACCGCTGGTGGGACCCGGCTGAGCTGCTCGCCTCCGGCGAGCGGTACTACCCGACGGACCTGCCGCAGGTGCTGGCCGCGGCGCTGGCCGGCGGGGTCGACGGAGCGGCGGCGCGGGCCTCAGGGATGCCACCGACTGCCGGGTCGGACGGCGCGGCAGGCCCGGCGTCCGGGGGTGCGCCGTGTTGA
- a CDS encoding DUF402 domain-containing protein, producing MRFEPGRLVVHRNVRRGRIGWVRPARVVSDDERGLLLWVARDTPVASEVTEAGLGMRAVPFTEWISSSYRLAEGRWSGPPLLKFLPTGAAHSVWWFRGDDGRFVGWYVNLEETGVRWDDGTLAGVDVVDQDLDVLVRPDRGWEWKDEDEFVERLAFPEHYWVSDPDAVRAEGKRVIARAEAGEFPFDGTWCDFVPPDGWTTPDRLPPGWDRRPVR from the coding sequence GTGAGGTTCGAACCAGGGCGGCTGGTGGTGCACCGCAACGTGCGGCGGGGGCGGATCGGCTGGGTCCGGCCCGCCCGGGTGGTCAGCGACGACGAGCGGGGTCTCCTGCTCTGGGTCGCCCGCGACACCCCGGTGGCCAGCGAGGTCACCGAGGCCGGCCTGGGGATGCGGGCGGTGCCGTTCACCGAGTGGATCTCGTCTTCGTACCGGCTGGCCGAGGGGCGGTGGAGCGGTCCGCCGCTGCTGAAGTTCCTGCCCACCGGGGCGGCCCACTCCGTCTGGTGGTTCCGGGGCGACGACGGCCGCTTCGTCGGCTGGTACGTCAACCTGGAGGAGACCGGCGTTCGCTGGGACGACGGCACGCTGGCCGGCGTCGACGTGGTGGACCAGGACCTCGACGTGCTCGTCCGCCCGGACCGGGGCTGGGAGTGGAAGGACGAGGACGAGTTCGTCGAGCGGCTGGCCTTCCCCGAGCACTACTGGGTGTCCGACCCCGATGCCGTCCGGGCCGAGGGCAAGCGGGTGATCGCCCGCGCCGAGGCGGGGGAGTTCCCCTTCGACGGCACCTGGTGTGACTTCGTGCCGCCCGACGGGTGGACGACCCCCGACCGGCTACCGCCCGGCTGGGACCGGCGGCCCGTCCGGTAA
- the rplS gene encoding 50S ribosomal protein L19, whose translation MNILDALDAQSKRVDLPDFRAGDTVKVHARVVEGNRSRVQIFQGVVIRRQGDGLRETFSVRKISFGVGVERTYPINSPAIDRIEVVTRGDVRRAKLYYLRELRGKKAKIKELREKQPS comes from the coding sequence ATGAACATCCTGGACGCCCTTGACGCCCAGTCGAAGCGGGTCGACCTCCCTGACTTCCGTGCCGGTGACACCGTCAAGGTGCACGCCCGGGTCGTCGAGGGCAACCGGTCCCGTGTCCAGATCTTCCAGGGCGTCGTCATCCGCCGTCAGGGTGACGGTCTGCGCGAGACCTTCTCGGTCCGCAAGATCAGCTTCGGGGTCGGCGTCGAGCGGACGTACCCGATCAACAGCCCGGCCATCGACCGCATCGAGGTCGTGACCCGTGGCGACGTTCGCCGGGCCAAGCTCTACTACCTGCGCGAGCTGCGGGGCAAGAAGGCCAAGATCAAGGAGCTGCGGGAGAAGCAGCCCAGCTGA
- the trmD gene encoding tRNA (guanosine(37)-N1)-methyltransferase TrmD, whose translation MRVDIVSIFPEYFAPLELSLIGRARNSGTLRLAVHDLRGWTHDVHRTVDDTPYGGGPGMVMRPEPWGAALDALAPADLTPPRLLVPSPTGVPFSQALAHELAAEPHLLFACGRYEGIDQRVLDHAATRMPVTEVSLGDYVLFGGEVAVLVIMEAVTRLLPGVLGNASSLDEESHAHGLLEAPMYTKPATWRGLDVPEVLRSGDHGRIARWRRDEALTRTAARRPDMLAALDPAGLDKRDVETLRRGGFTPPLGDVAK comes from the coding sequence ATGCGCGTCGACATCGTGTCGATCTTCCCTGAGTACTTCGCGCCGCTGGAGCTGTCGCTGATCGGGCGGGCCCGGAACAGCGGCACGCTGCGGCTGGCCGTGCACGACCTGCGGGGCTGGACCCACGACGTGCACCGCACGGTCGACGACACCCCGTACGGCGGCGGCCCCGGCATGGTGATGCGGCCGGAGCCGTGGGGTGCGGCGCTGGACGCCCTCGCCCCGGCGGACCTGACCCCACCCCGGCTGCTGGTGCCCTCGCCCACCGGCGTGCCCTTCAGTCAGGCGCTGGCGCACGAACTGGCCGCCGAGCCGCACCTGCTGTTCGCCTGCGGCCGGTACGAGGGCATCGACCAGCGGGTGCTCGACCACGCCGCGACCCGGATGCCGGTGACCGAGGTCAGCCTCGGCGACTACGTGCTCTTCGGCGGTGAGGTCGCGGTGCTGGTGATCATGGAGGCGGTGACCCGCCTGCTGCCCGGGGTGCTGGGCAACGCGAGCTCGCTGGACGAGGAGTCCCACGCCCACGGGCTGCTGGAGGCTCCGATGTACACCAAGCCGGCCACCTGGCGCGGGCTGGATGTGCCCGAGGTGCTGCGCTCGGGCGACCACGGGCGGATCGCCCGCTGGCGGCGCGACGAGGCCCTGACCCGTACGGCCGCGCGACGGCCCGACATGCTGGCCGCCCTCGACCCCGCCGGGCTGGACAAACGGGACGTCGAGACCCTGCGTCGGGGTGGGTTCACGCCGCCGCTGGGGGATGTGGCAAAGTAG
- a CDS encoding sulfite oxidase, producing the protein MTTVDESRRTAAPQAPTLADASPAARVAGPQEAIGPEELQLAARNHGIPLEALRYDVTPAGLHYLLIHYDIPDVDAAAHTLAVTGAVHRPLTVDLADLRGRTRVTRRVTLECAGNGRALLRPRPVSQPWLVEAVGNAEWTGTPLAPLLREAGLSPDAVDVVFTGADHGVERGVEQDYQRALPVADALREEVLLAYEMNGAPLLPQHGAPLRLIVPGWYGMAHVKWLRTIEVRTEPFDGYQNAVAYRLRRDADDPGTPVTRIEPRALVRPPGFPDFMSRTRVLRPGPCTLDGRAWSGHAPVVSVEVTTDGGATWNPAELDDQAGGEFSWRRWRMDWPATPGRYVLGARAADASGRVQPVEQPWNRGGFANNMVQRVEVVVLAE; encoded by the coding sequence ATGACCACAGTGGATGAATCGCGCCGGACGGCGGCACCGCAGGCGCCCACCCTGGCCGATGCCAGCCCTGCGGCCCGGGTCGCCGGGCCACAGGAGGCGATCGGTCCCGAGGAGCTGCAACTGGCCGCGCGCAACCACGGGATTCCGCTGGAGGCGTTGCGCTACGACGTCACTCCCGCCGGTCTGCACTATCTGCTCATCCACTACGACATCCCGGATGTCGACGCGGCGGCGCACACACTGGCGGTGACCGGAGCGGTGCACCGGCCACTCACCGTCGACCTGGCCGACCTGCGCGGGCGCACCCGGGTCACCCGGCGGGTCACGCTGGAGTGCGCCGGAAACGGGCGGGCCCTGCTGCGTCCCCGTCCGGTGAGTCAGCCCTGGCTGGTCGAGGCGGTCGGCAACGCGGAGTGGACGGGCACGCCACTGGCACCGCTGCTGCGCGAGGCCGGGCTGTCCCCCGACGCCGTGGACGTGGTCTTCACCGGCGCGGACCACGGCGTCGAGCGGGGTGTCGAGCAGGACTACCAGCGGGCACTGCCGGTGGCCGACGCGCTGCGCGAGGAGGTGTTGCTGGCGTACGAGATGAACGGCGCTCCCCTGCTGCCGCAGCACGGCGCGCCGCTGCGGCTGATCGTGCCCGGCTGGTACGGCATGGCGCACGTGAAGTGGCTGCGCACGATAGAGGTGCGCACCGAGCCGTTCGACGGTTACCAGAACGCGGTGGCGTACCGGCTGCGGCGCGACGCCGACGATCCGGGCACGCCGGTCACCCGGATCGAACCCCGGGCCCTGGTGCGGCCGCCCGGCTTCCCGGACTTCATGTCCCGCACCCGGGTGCTACGGCCGGGACCGTGCACGCTGGACGGTCGGGCCTGGTCGGGGCATGCCCCGGTGGTGTCGGTGGAGGTGACCACGGACGGCGGGGCGACGTGGAACCCGGCGGAGCTCGACGATCAGGCGGGCGGCGAGTTCTCCTGGCGACGGTGGCGGATGGACTGGCCGGCGACACCGGGGCGGTACGTGCTCGGTGCCCGGGCCGCCGATGCGTCGGGTCGTGTCCAGCCGGTGGAGCAGCCGTGGAACCGGGGTGGCTTCGCCAACAACATGGTGCAGCGGGTGGAGGTCGTGGTGCTCGCGGAGTGA